The genome window ATAACAAGTCTAATGATGAATGAAATCATGAACGCAAGCTCCCATTTCCGTAGCGCCTCATTTGCCGTCTGTTTATGTATCGTAATGGCCACCGTCTCAAACACGATGAGCGCAACAAGCCACGTCATCCACGGGACGAATAACAGGCTGTGATCCTGGAATAAACATGGAGGAGGAGGTAGAAACCGCACGCCAAAGCAATGTTACCGAGCTGGGGTTATTGGTTGTCCTACCAAAACTGCGAGGTTGGAGCTACCCGAGGGTTTTTAGCAACACCTGTGGCTGTAAAAACCGTAGGCTACTGGCCAGGAGAATCATTAATTTTTTTCGAGTGTAACGAGCTTTTCCTATAATGAGTGACATTTTACAATGGTCTTGTGTGACGAGGACTAGTAAATGGCAGATTTTGCAACAACATGGCAAATCGATAATCGCCCATGCTTACCATTTTTATGCCAACAACGAACACCAGTGACATCACGGCAAACAGGGTGTACATGCCAAACGACACGTAAATGATTGTGCGAAATTCTGAAAAAGGTGTAGATGTTATTAATCGCTCACAATCTTTCCCATTGAAGATACTATGGCGTGCCCAGTATTCACTGAACCAAGTCGTTATTTTGCCGAATCCCCGACCCGATGGGCGAAGAGGACGTCACGAATGCTTAGCCAATGGCAAATGATCTGAGTAGGCTCTGAGATCGAACCGTTGGGACAGCGCAATGGGGACATCACCTACCATCTTTAATATCTATCCCCGCGTCGTAACCTTGAACAAGTCTGTCTAATACCAAGGTTAAACATGGCACAATTTCCatctgaaaacaagaaaataaCCATTAAAGCCAGGGACGTGTTGGGGATTagatgttgatttttttctataCATAATTCGCTTTCAGTCAGACGTGGCTCCTCCAAACAGGATATTTGAAAACTAACTGCAGTGAACGTAATAAAGTCGTAGGCTAACCTAAACCACTGGCCgatagagcccccccccccccccccccacagccTGTGATAATCTTTATTTTATCTTGATTGGTAACGCCAATCATTTTTTGTCGTGCGATCTACAATTCACGCGACCAAACGTCAAATACACGTATCCAGCAGTACTAATTAACTGCTGACGTATTGAATAATGGACGTATTCTAAGTGATTACATCACcaacaatatatcaaacaataACTATGTATGAATAATAACGTTTTCTTTTGTCCGAAGAGTTCTGGTGTTTGCGAGAGCATGCAGCACAACGAAAGTATGTTGATATTTCTTGGGTCTGTGAAACACACTGGCGTAGCTTAGCATAAGcctaaaataataatttttaaaaatttccaacTCTCTTTCCAACTCTTCATGCCCTCCTTCCAACTCCTCATGCCCTCATGGCAAAATGTATTTAATTTACAAAATAAAATGCTGACGTTGCCTGTTTCAACAAaacagctggttgtgacaagaaTTCAAAATCCTGCGACACTTTGATGTGAGCATCAAGTGCAATATAGtattatcacacttttaagcAAAATTGCATGAAGAATACTCACCAATGTGACCACACCAGCCACATAAGCCGCCGCCCTCGAATTAAATCTTGCTTTCATGTTTCTCCTTCCGCTTGCTCCACTCACTTCCCTGAAATGTTCCTGTGGTCACAGCTGATTGCGAACTGACATAGCTCGGCACGAGCCCCGTGTTTAGCACCACCGATCTGTCACCTCGGAAGGAATGACCAGAGCGCAGTGACATCACGAATGTCAACATCTGTAACGGCCATGTTTGAATTTATGCGCACTGAGGCACGTCATTGGTCGAGTCATCTGGTCACCAGGCTAATCCATGTGTCTAATATGTACTGTAGGATATTGAGAGATATGCCTGCGGCCAATATCTCACTCTCAATAAGTGGATAGGGCATCGCTGTA of Lineus longissimus chromosome 9, tnLinLong1.2, whole genome shotgun sequence contains these proteins:
- the LOC135493943 gene encoding uncharacterized protein LOC135493943; this translates as MKARFNSRAAAYVAGVVTLMEIVPCLTLVLDRLVQGYDAGIDIKDEFRTIIYVSFGMYTLFAVMSLVFVVGIKMDHSLLFVPWMTWLVALIVFETVAITIHKQTANEALRKWELAFMISFIIRLVINIVALVIAMYHYKEMSEGRGTSQEMTRRRMARLAARRNGESRLTTVTDGRNNGPPGVTLKPPPYLEKPPVYGNDEMTPPYNPEYNTTHQNISLASDLLQIISVPHQMAI